A single genomic interval of Nonomuraea rubra harbors:
- a CDS encoding MerR family transcriptional regulator yields the protein MRITEAAKRLGMSPRMLRYREALGLLPPVREQGAHRRFGPDELAAVAQGVELEKRFDVSPAELAFALRVLSEPTVAAAVRDLGIRIGRIQVPRRALDFEKEKALRLLRPSNGTR from the coding sequence ATGCGCATCACGGAAGCGGCCAAGCGGCTCGGCATGTCCCCACGAATGCTCCGATACCGGGAGGCACTCGGCCTGCTCCCACCGGTTCGCGAGCAGGGGGCACACCGGCGCTTCGGGCCTGACGAGCTGGCCGCCGTGGCTCAGGGGGTGGAGCTGGAGAAACGGTTCGACGTGTCGCCGGCGGAGCTGGCGTTCGCGCTGCGGGTGCTGAGCGAGCCGACGGTGGCGGCCGCCGTACGCGACCTCGGGATCCGCATCGGCCGCATCCAGGTACCCCGCCGCGCCCTGGACTTCGAGAAGGAGAAGGCCCTGCGCCTGCTGCGCCCCTCCAACGGGACCCGCTGA
- the ahcY gene encoding adenosylhomocysteinase, protein MDFKVADLSLADFGRKEIRLAEHEMPGLMAVRKEYAASQPLRGAKIMGSLHMTIQTAVLIETLVALGAEVRWVSCNIFSTQDHAAAAVVVGPNGTVDDPQGVPVFAWKGETLEEYWWCTEQALTWPDGDAPNMILDDGGDATLLVHKGAEYEKAGAVPPATAEDPEEWHVIIDLLTRTVGADKRWTRIAESIKGVTEETTTGVHRLYEMHKNGQLLFPAINVNDSVTKSKFDNKYGCRHSVIDGLNRATDVLIGGKVAVVAGYGDVGKGCADALRGQGARVIVTEIDPICALQAAMDGFQVTTLDEVVGIADIFVTCTGNFNIITAAHMAKMKHQAIVSNIGHFDNEIDMAGLGRIEGIVKNNIKPQVDEWVFPDGHSIIVLAEGRLMNLGCATGHPSFVMSNSFTNQVIAQIELFTKTSEYPIGVYTLPKHLDEKVARLHLDALGVKLTELTKEQASYIGVHVEGPYKSDHYRY, encoded by the coding sequence ATGGACTTCAAGGTCGCAGACCTTTCACTTGCCGACTTCGGCCGTAAGGAAATCCGGCTCGCCGAGCACGAGATGCCCGGCCTCATGGCGGTCCGCAAGGAGTACGCGGCCTCCCAGCCCCTTCGCGGCGCGAAGATCATGGGCTCCCTGCACATGACGATCCAGACGGCCGTCCTCATCGAGACGCTGGTCGCCCTCGGCGCCGAGGTGCGCTGGGTGAGCTGCAACATCTTCTCCACCCAGGACCACGCCGCCGCCGCGGTCGTCGTCGGCCCCAACGGCACGGTGGACGACCCGCAGGGCGTCCCGGTGTTCGCCTGGAAGGGCGAGACGCTGGAGGAGTACTGGTGGTGCACGGAGCAGGCGCTCACCTGGCCTGACGGCGACGCGCCCAACATGATCCTCGACGACGGCGGCGACGCGACCCTCCTCGTGCACAAGGGCGCCGAGTACGAGAAGGCCGGCGCCGTACCCCCGGCCACGGCCGAGGACCCGGAGGAGTGGCACGTCATCATCGACCTGCTCACCCGCACGGTCGGCGCCGACAAGAGGTGGACCCGGATCGCCGAGAGCATCAAGGGCGTCACCGAGGAGACCACGACCGGCGTGCACCGCCTCTACGAGATGCACAAGAACGGCCAGCTCCTCTTCCCGGCGATCAACGTCAACGACTCCGTCACCAAGTCGAAGTTCGACAACAAGTACGGCTGCCGCCACTCCGTCATCGACGGCCTCAACCGCGCCACCGACGTGCTGATCGGCGGCAAGGTGGCCGTGGTCGCCGGCTACGGCGACGTCGGCAAGGGCTGCGCCGACGCGCTGCGCGGCCAGGGCGCCCGCGTCATCGTCACCGAGATCGACCCGATCTGCGCGCTCCAGGCGGCCATGGACGGCTTCCAGGTCACCACGCTGGACGAGGTCGTCGGCATCGCCGACATCTTCGTCACCTGCACCGGCAACTTCAACATCATCACCGCCGCGCACATGGCGAAGATGAAGCACCAGGCGATCGTGTCCAACATCGGCCACTTCGACAACGAGATCGACATGGCCGGCCTGGGCCGCATCGAGGGCATCGTCAAGAACAACATCAAGCCCCAGGTCGACGAGTGGGTCTTCCCCGACGGGCACTCGATCATCGTCCTCGCCGAGGGCCGCCTGATGAACCTGGGCTGCGCGACCGGCCACCCCAGCTTCGTCATGTCCAACTCGTTCACCAACCAGGTGATCGCGCAGATCGAGCTGTTCACGAAGACCTCGGAGTACCCGATCGGGGTGTACACGCTGCCCAAGCACCTGGACGAGAAGGTCGCCCGCCTGCACCTCGACGCCCTGGGCGTGAAGCTCACCGAGCTGACGAAGGAGCAGGCCTCCTACATCGGCGTCCACGTCGAGGGCCCGTACAAGTCGGACCACTACCGGTACTAG
- a CDS encoding BBE domain-containing protein has protein sequence MLLDTVRKLPYAQVGSIHHDPAGEPYVAHDRNVLLRDPAPEAVETIAALAGPGSPFVTELRQFGGAYARAPRVPNCVGGRDAAYSLFTGVVPEAGALRRRDELLARLRPWSTGGTNLNFAGVEDSAPAHVAAAYTPADHARLTALKARHDPRNLFRINFNIPPSDGGGTP, from the coding sequence GTGCTGCTGGACACGGTACGCAAGCTGCCGTACGCGCAGGTCGGCTCGATCCACCACGATCCAGCAGGCGAGCCCTATGTCGCCCATGACCGGAACGTGCTGCTGCGCGACCCGGCGCCGGAAGCCGTCGAGACCATCGCCGCGCTGGCCGGGCCGGGGTCGCCCTTCGTCACCGAGCTGCGCCAGTTCGGCGGCGCCTACGCGCGGGCGCCGCGGGTGCCCAACTGCGTCGGGGGCCGCGACGCGGCGTACTCGCTGTTCACCGGTGTCGTGCCGGAGGCCGGGGCGCTGCGCCGGCGCGACGAGCTGCTGGCCCGCCTGCGCCCGTGGAGCACCGGCGGCACGAACCTCAACTTCGCCGGCGTCGAGGACTCCGCCCCCGCCCACGTGGCGGCCGCCTACACCCCCGCCGACCACGCCCGCCTCACCGCGCTCAAGGCCCGCCACGACCCGCGCAACCTGTTCCGGATCAACTTCAACATCCCGCCATCGGACGGAGGAGGGACCCCGTGA
- a CDS encoding FAD-binding oxidoreductase yields MTIFRRGEPGYDENRLGLNRAAGESRPARVVAATGEHDVAAAVRLGAEQGLPVGVMATGHGPAVPADGAVLVNTRRMDGVSVDPAAETAWVQAGARWEQVLERTTPHGLAPLNGSSPDVGAVGYTTGGGAGLLGRRYGFAADHVRRLRLVTADGRLREVTAESEPDLFWAVRGAKDNFGLVVDMEIDLFPIYRLQRRRGGGRAARPAAARAGARAAGHGTQAAVRAGRLDPPRSSRRALCRP; encoded by the coding sequence ATGACGATCTTCCGTCGGGGAGAGCCCGGCTACGACGAGAACCGGCTGGGGCTGAACCGGGCGGCCGGCGAGTCCCGCCCGGCCCGCGTGGTCGCCGCCACCGGTGAGCACGACGTGGCCGCCGCGGTACGGCTGGGCGCCGAGCAGGGCCTGCCGGTGGGCGTCATGGCCACCGGGCACGGCCCCGCGGTGCCCGCAGACGGCGCCGTGCTGGTCAACACGCGCCGGATGGACGGCGTGAGCGTGGATCCGGCGGCCGAGACCGCGTGGGTGCAGGCGGGAGCCCGCTGGGAGCAGGTGCTGGAGCGGACGACCCCGCACGGGCTGGCCCCGCTGAACGGATCGAGCCCGGACGTCGGCGCCGTCGGCTACACGACGGGCGGCGGCGCGGGCCTCCTGGGCCGCCGCTACGGCTTCGCCGCCGACCACGTACGCCGCCTCCGGCTCGTCACCGCCGACGGCCGGCTGCGCGAGGTGACGGCCGAGTCGGAGCCCGACCTGTTCTGGGCGGTACGCGGCGCCAAGGACAACTTCGGCCTGGTCGTGGACATGGAGATCGACCTGTTCCCGATCTATCGCCTACAGCGGCGACGTGGCGGAGGGCGAGCTGCTCGTCCGGCCGCTGCGCGAGCTGGGGCCCGTGCTGCTGGACACGGTACGCAAGCTGCCGTACGCGCAGGTCGGCTCGATCCACCACGATCCAGCAGGCGAGCCCTATGTCGCCCATGA
- a CDS encoding DUF305 domain-containing protein has protein sequence MRAALVVVVALAVALPGCSSGTTPKAPRADSTAPVIAPGRPGEQARTLSPEEAATAVPTATANAADVKYVQDMIVHHRQAVDMALLAPNRAESAKLKGLADRIQDVQGPEIQYMSTWLREQEQRVPEHHARHEGMPGMATPEQLEALKAAQGKEFDRLFLQLMINHHLGAIEMSKQVLTGGSHIKIEELATDVSVEQAAEIRRMQEMQTAP, from the coding sequence GTGCGCGCTGCGCTCGTCGTCGTCGTGGCCCTTGCCGTCGCCCTCCCCGGTTGCAGCTCCGGCACCACCCCGAAGGCCCCCAGGGCCGACTCCACGGCGCCCGTGATCGCCCCTGGACGCCCCGGCGAGCAGGCCAGAACCCTCTCCCCCGAGGAAGCCGCCACCGCCGTCCCCACGGCCACCGCCAACGCCGCGGACGTGAAGTACGTCCAGGACATGATCGTCCACCACCGGCAGGCCGTGGACATGGCGCTGCTCGCCCCGAACCGCGCCGAATCCGCCAAGCTCAAGGGCCTGGCCGACCGGATCCAGGACGTGCAGGGCCCCGAGATCCAGTACATGTCCACCTGGCTGCGGGAGCAGGAGCAGCGGGTGCCCGAGCACCACGCCCGCCATGAGGGCATGCCGGGCATGGCGACGCCCGAGCAGCTGGAGGCGTTGAAGGCGGCCCAGGGCAAGGAGTTCGACCGGCTGTTCCTGCAGCTCATGATCAACCACCATCTGGGCGCGATCGAGATGTCGAAGCAGGTGCTGACGGGCGGGTCGCACATCAAGATCGAGGAGCTGGCCACCGACGTCAGCGTGGAGCAGGCGGCCGAGATCCGCCGCATGCAGGAGATGCAGACCGCTCCCTGA
- a CDS encoding helix-hairpin-helix domain-containing protein produces MTSNLTDLLNVGRAVARRFERIGITRADQLAGQDPLDLYERMSAAAGEREDPCLLDTIMSAVRQAEGGPALPWWHYTPERKRLLARTGES; encoded by the coding sequence GTGACCTCGAACCTCACCGACCTGCTCAACGTCGGCCGCGCCGTGGCCCGCCGCTTCGAACGCATCGGCATCACCCGCGCCGACCAGCTCGCCGGCCAGGACCCGCTCGACCTGTACGAGCGGATGTCGGCCGCCGCCGGCGAGCGCGAGGACCCGTGCCTGCTCGACACCATCATGTCCGCGGTACGCCAGGCGGAGGGCGGCCCCGCCCTCCCGTGGTGGCACTACACCCCGGAACGCAAGCGCCTGCTGGCGCGGACCGGGGAGTCCTGA
- a CDS encoding adenosylhomocysteinase, translating to MDLSESGERQISWAARSMPVLTAIGERFALERPLDGLRIAACLHVTAETAVLLGALKAGGAEIALAASNPLSTQDDVAEALRSYGIAVHARAGVDRATYYRHIHQALDLGPELVLDDGCDLVNILHTERTDLLDGVTGGCEETTTGIIRLRQMAAEEALRFPVVAVNDTRTKRMFDNRYGTGQSTLDGIMRATNTMLAGRTVVVAGFGFCGRGVAERAKGFGARVIVTEIDAVKALDATLQGYEVRPMAQAALLGDLFVTVTGNRDVIRAEHLSVMRDGAILANAGHFDVEIDVRSLDEMAHEVHRGVRPNTDEYVMPDGRRLLLLAEGRLVNLTAAEGHPAAVMDMSFSAQALAVAWLVGERENLAPGVYDVPEEIDHEVARLKLAATGIGIDLLTAEQEEYLHSWRMGS from the coding sequence ATGGACCTCAGTGAAAGCGGTGAGCGGCAGATCTCCTGGGCCGCCCGCTCGATGCCGGTGCTCACGGCGATCGGTGAGCGGTTCGCGCTCGAACGGCCGCTCGACGGGCTGAGGATCGCGGCCTGCCTGCACGTCACCGCCGAGACCGCGGTGCTGCTGGGCGCCCTGAAGGCGGGCGGGGCCGAGATCGCGCTGGCCGCCTCCAACCCCCTGTCCACGCAGGACGACGTCGCCGAGGCGCTGAGAAGCTACGGGATCGCGGTGCACGCCCGGGCCGGGGTCGATCGGGCGACCTACTACCGGCACATCCACCAGGCGCTCGACCTGGGCCCCGAGCTCGTGCTCGACGACGGGTGCGATCTGGTGAACATCCTGCACACCGAGCGGACGGATCTGCTCGACGGGGTCACCGGCGGGTGCGAGGAGACCACGACCGGGATCATCCGGCTGCGGCAGATGGCGGCCGAGGAGGCGCTGCGCTTCCCCGTCGTGGCCGTGAACGACACCCGAACCAAGCGCATGTTCGACAACCGGTACGGGACCGGCCAGTCCACGCTGGACGGGATCATGCGGGCCACCAACACCATGCTCGCCGGGCGGACCGTGGTCGTGGCCGGGTTCGGGTTCTGCGGGCGCGGGGTGGCCGAGCGGGCCAAGGGGTTCGGGGCGCGGGTGATCGTGACCGAGATCGACGCCGTGAAGGCGCTGGACGCGACCCTGCAGGGCTACGAGGTGCGGCCGATGGCGCAGGCCGCGCTGCTCGGCGACCTGTTCGTCACCGTGACGGGCAACCGGGACGTGATCAGGGCCGAGCACCTGTCGGTGATGAGGGACGGGGCCATTCTCGCCAACGCGGGGCACTTCGACGTGGAGATCGACGTGCGGTCCCTGGACGAGATGGCCCACGAGGTGCACAGGGGCGTGCGGCCCAACACCGACGAGTACGTGATGCCCGACGGGCGGCGGCTGCTGCTGCTGGCCGAGGGGCGGCTGGTGAACCTCACCGCCGCCGAGGGGCATCCGGCGGCCGTCATGGACATGTCGTTCTCCGCGCAGGCGCTCGCGGTGGCGTGGCTGGTCGGGGAGCGCGAGAACCTCGCGCCCGGGGTCTACGACGTGCCGGAGGAGATCGACCACGAGGTGGCCAGGCTCAAGCTGGCCGCCACCGGCATCGGCATCGACCTGCTGACGGCCGAGCAGGAGGAGTACCTGCACTCCTGGCGGATGGGCTCCTAG